The Salvelinus fontinalis isolate EN_2023a chromosome 39, ASM2944872v1, whole genome shotgun sequence genome has a window encoding:
- the LOC129838713 gene encoding probable polypeptide N-acetylgalactosaminyltransferase 8: protein MRLGWVRGLASLLAMAAGIIYITSIKREVHSHGERLQRAHQDDSVRGQDMLKRLEKMEDHIEKLVKSVNNGIILKEGQAVKATEVKKERKVVKKLYPNSALFTSWGDELSEEEQKEAEELFQMYGYNAFLSDRLPLNRELPDTRNPMCANHQYPHDLPTISVVLIYLDEALSIIKRAVRSIINKTPQRLLKDIILVDDHSSNEDLKEKLDAYISFIDEERPGLLKRVRHLEQLGLTQARLSGWREAEGDVVAILDAHIEVHVGWAEPLLARIKEDRTLVLSPVFDKVHFDDLTVTRYWPSAHAFDWALWCMYESFRPEWYALKDETQPGKSPSVMGILVVDRLFFGEIGALDGGMKIYGGENVELGIRVWLCGGSVEVIPCSKIAHIERAHKPYLPDLSFIMKRNALRVAEVWMDEYKHNVNIAWNLPLKDHGIDIGDVSERKKLRKSLNCKPFQWYLDNVYPMLDPLGDLLGYGALVNDLKMDLCIDQGPVPGNTPILHECHYFDPQNCYYRASGEIYIGGIKSHKYNSNRCLMDIGTRTPGLYECKEAKQKGFHMLWDFQQGKAIQNRQTKRCLEIAPGEDTSYQLIIQECSGQHWLIRNVIKDF, encoded by the exons ATGAGGCTAGGCTGGGTTCGAGGGCTGGcttctttgctggccatggccgCTGGAATAATCTACATCACATCCATTAAGCGGGAGGTTCATTCTCATGGGGAAAGACTGCAGAGGGCCCATCAGGATGACTCGGTCAGGGGTCAGGATATGCTCAAGAGGCTGGAGAAGATGGAGGATCACATCGAGAAGCTGG TAAAGTCAGTCAACAACGGGATCATTCTGAAAGAGGGGCAGGCTGTGAAGGCTACCGAGGTCAAGAAGGAGAGGAAGGTGGTGAAGAAGTTGTACCCCAACTCAGCTCTGTTTACAAGCTGGGGTGATGAGCTCTCAGAGGAGGAGCAGAAAGAGGCAGAGGAGCTGTTTCAGATGTATGGATACAACGCCTTCCTGAGTGACAGACTACCCCTGAACAGGGAACTCCCTGATACTCGCAATCCTAT GTGTGCTAATCACCAGTATCCCCATGACCTGCCCACCATCAGCGTGGTGTTGATCTACTTGGACGAGGCCCTGTCAATCATCAAGAGAGCTGTCCGCAGCATCATAAACAAGACCCCCCAACGCCTGCTCAAAGACATCATACTGGTGGATGACCACAGCTCCAATG AGGACCTAAAGGAGAAGTTGGATGCCTACATCAGCTTCATCGATGAAGAGCGTCCGGGCCTGTTGAAGAGAGTGAGACACCTGGAGCAGCTCGGTCTCACACAGGCCCGCCTCTCAGGGTGGAGGGAAGCTGAAGGAGACGTGGTGGCCATCTTGGATGCCCACATAGAAGTCCACGTGGGATG GGCGGAGCCTCTGTTAGCTCGGATAAAGGAGGACCGCACGTTGGTGTTGTCACCGGTGTTTGACAAAGTCCATTTCGATGACTTGACAGTCACACGTTATTGGCCGAGTGCACACGCCTTTGACTGGGCCCTATGGTGTATGTACGAGTCCTTCCGACCTGAGTGGTATGCCTTAAAAGACGAGACACAGCCAGGAAA GAGCCCCTCTGTTATGGGCATACTAGTGGTTGATCGCCTGTTCTTTGGGGAAATTGGTGCTCTGGATGGTGGTATGAAGATCTATGGAGGTGAAAATGTTGAACTGGGCATCCGG GTGTGGCTGTGTGGTGGAAGTGTCGAGGTCATACCTTGTTCTAAAATAGCCCACATTGAGAGGGCCCATAAACCCTATCTTCCAGACCTGAGCTTTATAATGAAGAGGAATGctctgagagtggctgaggtCTGGATGGATGAATACAAACATAATGTCAACATCGCCTGGAACCTCCCACTGAAG GATCATGGCATAGACATTGGGGATGTTTCAGAGAGGAAGAAGTTGAGAAAGAGTCTGAACTGCAAACCCTTCCAGTGGTATCTGGACAATGTGTATCCAATGTTAGACCCCCTGGGTGACTTGCTTGGTTATGGAGCT ctggtcaatgacctgaagatgGATCTCTGTATAGATCAAGGCCCAGTTCCGGGGAACACACCTATTTTACATGAATGCCATTATTTTGATCCACAG AACTGTTATTATCGAGCCAGCGGGGAGATCTACATTGGAGGCATCAAGTCTCACAAGTACAACAGTAATCGCTGTCTGATGGACATTGGCACTCGAACCCCAGGACTGTATGAATGCAAGGAGGCCAAGCAGAAGGGATTCCACATGCTCTGGGATTTTCAACAG ggaaaagccatccagaacagacagacaaagagatgtCTGGAGATTGCTCCAGGGGAGGACACTTCCTACCAGCTCATCATTCAGGAGTGCAGTGGGCAGCACTGGTTAATACGGAATGTGATAAAAGACTTCTGA